In Pseudoxanthomonas sp. SE1, the genomic stretch CCAGGAACTGCGGATTGCCGCTGAGCCGCGTCAGCGAGACGGTCCCGCCCTGCGAGACCGAACTGTTCAACGTCCATCGCGAGCTGTTGGGATCGGAGCCGATCGCGCCGCCCAGGCGGTCGATGTGCAGCACCGGGTTGTCCACCGGCTTGCTGAAGGTGATGGTGTAGTTGCGGCTGCTGACTTCGTGCAGCAACGTCAGCGAAGCCCCCCCATTCACCGTACCGCCATAGGGGTCGGTCCAGCGGCCGCCGTTCGTCCCGTTGAAGGTGCCGTTGGCATATGGATCGTCCGAGGTGCCCGTCCACACGACACTGATGCCGTTGAGCGTGGTGGTGGCCGACGCCGATCCGTTGGTCGTCCAGGCGCCGGTAATCAGTGCCAGGGCCGAACCGGCCGCCAGGATGCCGGCGAACAGCAACCCGGCCTGCTCCGCGCGGCGGCGCCAGCGGCGGGCCCGGACAGCGGTGGAAGACGACAGACGCGCGAAAAAGGCGCCGCTCGGGCGCTGGCCATCAATAGCGTGGTACGACATCGACGAACGGATCCCCTGACACGATCTGTTGGAGAGGCGCTCCCCAGGCCTGTGGATTCAACGGCCTTACGCTTGCCCCGTTTGACGCGGTGACCCAAGACGCCTTCCAGGCTATGGAGGGGCCACTCACAAATGTGATCCGTATCTTAGCTTACATCTCACGCTTTTGAGCAATACGTCACGTTATCGCCCCCCCCAAGGGGGTCTGCGGAAGGAAAAACGTTCAGCCGACCGCACCCTTCCCCTCGTCAGATGAGGATGGCGCCCCCTGACATGGCGGGGCACCCGGCACGGGAAACAGGCTCGGCGCGACCGTGCGGACCCGTCCGTCACGATAGGCTGCAATGCTCGCTCCGACGCCTCGATCAACCCGCATCATCGCCAACCCCAGCGCGCCCCTTGGAGTCCAGCCGCCGCCTCAGCGCACAGGCAACGGGTCTTCCTTGTAGATGGCGACGTGCGGCACGCCGTCGGCGCCGATCCAGCCGCGGTACATGCCTTCGGTGTTGAACGGGAACGCGATGCTGCCGTCGGCGCCGAGGGCGATCGCGCCGCCGTCGCCGCCGGCCTTGGGAATGTCGCCGTTGATCACCCCCCCGGCCGCGCGGGCGATGCCCTGCCCGGACAGGCGCACGCGCGCGCAGATCTCGTGCGCGGCCGCCGCACGGATGTAGTACTCCCCCCAGCCGGTACCGGAAACCGCGCAACGGTCGTCGGCCCAGGTGCCTGCACCGATGATGGGTGCGTCGCCCACGCGACCGTAGCGCTTGTTGGTCATGCCGCCGGTGGACGTGCCCGCAGCCAGTTGTCCCTTCGCATCCAGTGCCAGGGCGCCGACCGTGCCGAAGTAGGCCTTGCCCGGCAACGCCAGCGGCGTATTGCTCGCCTGCGCCTGCGCTTCTTCCTGCAGTGCCTTCTGCAACTGCTGCCAGCGCTTTTCGGTGCGGAAGTACGACGGGTCGACGAGCGCGATGCCCTGCTCCTTCGCGAAAGCTTCCGCGCCGCCGCCGACCATCATCACGTGGCGCGATTTTTCCATCACCGCGCGCGCCAGCGTGATCGGATTCTTGACCCGGTGCACACCGGCGACCGCGCCCGCCTTGCCGGTGGCGCCGTCCATGATCGAGGAATCGAGTTCGTTCCTGCCGTCGTGGGTGAACACCGCGCCGCGGCCCGCATTGAACTGCGGCGCGTCTTCCAGCACGGCGATGGCGGCGGTCACGGCGTCCAGCGCTGGCTTGCCGCTCTCCAGTTGCGCATGGCCGGCACGCAGCGCGGCTTCCAGCGCGGTGCGTGCGGCGTCTTCCTCGGCCGGCGTCATCCCGGCACGCTCGACGCCCGCACCGCCGTGGATCACCAGTACCGGCGACGCCACCGCCACCAGCACGCCGTCGCGCACGGCGTACTGGCGTTCGGCGGCGGGCTTCTCGACGCGGCCGCTGGGCAGATGCAGCACGGAGCCGACACCGGCGATCACGGTCTCGACGCGATCGAGGTTCATCGCCTCGTCTTCGACCTGCTTCTGCGCGAAGCCACCCTTCACCACCGTCGCGCCGGCACCGGGCGCGGTCGCATAGACGCGCGCGCTGCCATCGCCTTCCACGGCAACCGCGGCGTCTTCATCCACGCCCAGGCCGACAAGCGGACGCTGCGCCATCGCTTCGGCCTTGGCGACGAACGCAATCAGGCGGCCGAGGCGGTTGCGTTCGCTGAAGTGCGTGTCGGTGATGACGCCCTTCAGCAACGCCAGGTGCAGGAAATCCGTCTCGATGGTGTTGTCCGGACCGAGCGGATCGGCCAGCGCGCGCGGGCTGATCTGGCTGCCGCCATCCATCGCGCCATAGAGATATTCGCCCTGCATCGCGAGCCCGGCGCTGGTGCCGCCGAGCGGCTTGCCCGCGCGCACGTGCGCGTCCAGCGCATCGCCCACCGGGGTGCCACGCCAGTAGCGCACGTAGCGCGACTGGTCGCCGCCCGCCAGGAAGATGCCATCGGCGCGCTTCAGGCTGCGCAGCATGGCGGGATCCGTCGCCGCGTCCCGGTCGCTGAAGACGAACGTTTCCACCGACGCGATGCCGCCCACTTCGTTGAAGAATTCCTCGCCGATCTCGCCGGCCTGCGATGCCCGCAGCACCACGATGTGGCCGTTGCCCGCCTTCCGCATGAACCAGCGCAGCGCGTCGAAGTTGCGGTCGCCGCCGCCCATCAGCAGCAGGCCCGGCTGCACCTTCCCGGGGGTCTTCGCGCCGGTGTCGCCCAGTACGTAATGCGCCGGCTTGCCCGCCAGCGCAGGCAACGACAAGGCCAGCGCCAGCATGCACACCACGCCACGTCGCATCGCACCAAAGACAGACACCATGCCGCCACTCCCACGTCGAAGGTGGCGGCAGGATGCCACGCACCGATGCCAAGGAGAGACGAACCGGCGCGCACTTCCCCCCATCCGGGCGGACCGCGCGTACGGCATGTGCGATCGGCTAGAGTGCGGTCATGCCCACCGAACTGGACGACTGGTTCATCCGCGAGGTGCTCGTCCACGAACGGGCGCTGGTGCTGTTCCTGCAGCGTGCCTGGCCCCATCGCGACGAATGGCACGACCTGCGGCAGGAGGCCTACGCGCGGGTCTACGAGGCGGCGGCACGCACGCGGCCGGACGCGCCGAAGGCCTTCCTGTTCGCCACCGCCCGCCACCTGATGACCGACCGCCTGCGCCGCAGCCGGGTGGTGTCGATCGAGTCGGTGGGTGATTTCGAGTCCTCGAACGTCTACCTGATCGATGAGGTGTCGCCGGAGCGGTGGACCGGGACCCGACAGGCGCTCAAGCGCATGGTCGAGGCCCTGGACCGGCTTCCCGACCGTTGCCGCGAAGTGGTGTGGCTGCGGCGGGTGGAGGAACTGCCGCAGAAGGACGTCGCCCGGCAACTGGGCATCAGCGAGAAGACAGTGGAAAAACATCTGGCCAAGGGGATGCGCCTGCTCGCCGACCACCTGTACGGCGGCGACGCCGTGCATGGACCGGCCGCACGAACGGCTGCCCGGCCCGTCATGGACGAGGACGACGGACATGACCGACAGCAGACGGATTGAAGAAGCTGCGGCCGACTGGCTGGTCCGTCGCGATGGCGATGACTGGAGCGCGCAGGACCAGCATGCGCTGGATGCCTGGCTGGCCGCGTCCGCGCAGCACAAGGTGGCGTGGCTGAGGCTAGAATCGGCGTGGCGTGAAGCCGGTCGCCTGCAGGCGTTGGCGGCGGGGCTGCCTGCGGGTTCGCCGCCGCCTCGCGCCTGGTCCGCTACACGCATGCCGGAAGGATCACCCGACCAGGTTCCCGACCTTCGGGGCGTCGCCTTCGCGCCACGCTACCGGGACGACCGGGCGCGGCGCGGCGGATGGCGG encodes the following:
- a CDS encoding isoaspartyl peptidase/L-asparaginase → MRDGVLVAVASPVLVIHGGAGVERAGMTPAEEDAARTALEAALRAGHAQLESGKPALDAVTAAIAVLEDAPQFNAGRGAVFTHDGRNELDSSIMDGATGKAGAVAGVHRVKNPITLARAVMEKSRHVMMVGGGAEAFAKEQGIALVDPSYFRTEKRWQQLQKALQEEAQAQASNTPLALPGKAYFGTVGALALDAKGQLAAGTSTGGMTNKRYGRVGDAPIIGAGTWADDRCAVSGTGWGEYYIRAAAAHEICARVRLSGQGIARAAGGVINGDIPKAGGDGGAIALGADGSIAFPFNTEGMYRGWIGADGVPHVAIYKEDPLPVR
- a CDS encoding sigma-70 family RNA polymerase sigma factor; the encoded protein is MPTELDDWFIREVLVHERALVLFLQRAWPHRDEWHDLRQEAYARVYEAAARTRPDAPKAFLFATARHLMTDRLRRSRVVSIESVGDFESSNVYLIDEVSPERWTGTRQALKRMVEALDRLPDRCREVVWLRRVEELPQKDVARQLGISEKTVEKHLAKGMRLLADHLYGGDAVHGPAARTAARPVMDEDDGHDRQQTD